The DNA window AAGTACCAACCGGTAGACGCCACAACCAACCCTTCATTGCTGCTAAAAGCCGCTTCGTTGCCTCAGTACGCTGAGATAATCAAAGAGTCCGTGGCATGGGCAAAATCCCAATCAAGCAACGCTGAACAACAGCTCGTTGACGCTGGCGACAAATTAGCTGTCGCCATTGGTAATGAAATCGTCAACGTCATTCCTGGTCGTATTTCGACCGAGGTCGACGCTAGACTAAGTTTTGATACGGCAGCAACCGTTAAAAAAGCTCACAAGCTGATTAAATTATATGATGATGCCGGTATCGATAAGTCTCGTATATTAATTAAAATTGCGTCGACTTGGGAAGGAATAAAAGCGGCAGAGATTCTAGAAAAAGAAGGCATCAACTGTAATCTAACGCTACTGTTTAGCTTTGCCCAAGCTAGAGCCTGTGCTGAAGCGGGTGTATTTTTAATTTCACCATTCGTGGGTCGAATTTTAGATTGGTTCAAAGCCAGCACAGGTAAAACAGATTACGCAGGCAGTGAAGATCCAG is part of the Glaciecola nitratireducens FR1064 genome and encodes:
- the tal gene encoding transaldolase, which codes for MTTQLESLRTLTTVVADTGDIEAIKKYQPVDATTNPSLLLKAASLPQYAEIIKESVAWAKSQSSNAEQQLVDAGDKLAVAIGNEIVNVIPGRISTEVDARLSFDTAATVKKAHKLIKLYDDAGIDKSRILIKIASTWEGIKAAEILEKEGINCNLTLLFSFAQARACAEAGVFLISPFVGRILDWFKASTGKTDYAGSEDPGVVSVTEIYNYYKSYGYKTVVMGASFRNIDEILCLAGCDRLTISPQLLEELSNAQGEVKPYLVDSGKVKNVGDKITEAQFKWDMNENAMATEKLAEGIRNFAGDQVKLEALLSKML